One window of Stenotrophomonas indicatrix genomic DNA carries:
- a CDS encoding hydroxypyruvate isomerase family protein: MSIHSIRPSPAPGLTRRDALRIAVAGSLGLGAAGVLPAFAATAPLKGNLKHSVARWTFPGQSMAQLCQTVKDIGFAAIDLVGPEDWPTLKAHGVYSSMCNGAELGLTKGFAGREFHDQLVERYTRHIDLVADAGYRNLICFSGNRNGMDPQEGMAHAEAGLKRILGHAEKRGVVLVMELLNSRVDHRDYLCDHSAWGVELCQRLGSDNFGLLYDIYHMQIMEGDIIATIGRHHACFKHYHTAGVPGRHEIGDQQELNYPAICRAIRDTGFDGYLAQEFMPAAPDPVGSLREAIRLCDV, translated from the coding sequence ATGTCCATCCATTCGATCAGACCGTCCCCGGCCCCGGGGCTCACGCGGCGCGATGCGTTGCGCATCGCGGTTGCCGGCAGTCTTGGCCTGGGTGCTGCGGGCGTGCTGCCTGCGTTTGCAGCTACCGCGCCCCTCAAGGGCAACCTGAAGCACTCCGTTGCGCGCTGGACCTTTCCCGGGCAGTCGATGGCCCAGCTCTGCCAGACCGTGAAGGACATTGGCTTTGCCGCGATCGACCTGGTGGGCCCGGAGGATTGGCCCACGCTGAAGGCCCATGGCGTATACAGCTCGATGTGCAACGGCGCCGAGCTGGGCCTCACCAAGGGCTTTGCCGGCCGCGAGTTCCACGACCAGCTGGTGGAGCGCTATACGCGCCACATCGATCTGGTGGCTGATGCCGGCTATCGCAATCTCATCTGCTTTTCCGGCAACCGCAACGGCATGGATCCGCAGGAGGGCATGGCCCATGCCGAGGCAGGGCTCAAGCGCATCCTTGGGCATGCCGAGAAGCGCGGCGTGGTGCTGGTGATGGAACTGCTGAACTCCAGGGTCGATCATCGCGACTACCTGTGCGACCACTCCGCCTGGGGCGTGGAGCTGTGCCAGCGGCTCGGCTCGGACAACTTCGGCCTGCTGTACGACATCTACCACATGCAGATCATGGAGGGCGACATCATCGCCACCATCGGCAGGCACCACGCCTGCTTCAAGCACTACCACACCGCCGGCGTGCCTGGACGGCATGAGATCGGGGATCAGCAGGAACTCAATTACCCCGCCATCTGTCGCGCGATCCGCGACACCGGTTTCGATGGTTATCTGGCGCAGGAATTCATGCCTGCGGCACCAGATCCCGTCGGTTCGCTGCGCGAGGCCATCCGCCTCTGCGACGTCTGA
- a CDS encoding GMC oxidoreductase, producing MADNHYDAIVVGSGISGGWAAKELTEKGLKVLMLERGRNIEHVKDYVNAMKEPWDFPHRNRPTQAMKAAFPVLMRDYALAENLQGMWADEQESPYTETQRFDWFRGYHVGGRSLMWGRQSYRFSDLDFEANLKDGIATDWPIRYADIAPWYDHVEKFAGIAGTREGLDVLPDGEFLPPIPLNIVEKDVAARIQKAFGGTRHMIHSRTANITKPMPEQGRVNCQYRNKCILGCPFGAYFSTQAATLPAAMKTGNLTLRPFSIVKEVLYDKDRKRARGVEVIDAETGQTYQYTAKVIFLNASSFNSTWLLMSSATDVWEGGLGSSSGELGHNVMDHHFGAGASGRVEGFEDKYYFGRRPCGFYIPRFRNVATDKRGYLRGFGYQGGASRTGWSREIAELNIGADLKEALTVPGDWRIGMTGFGEMLPHHDNTIRLDRDRKDKWGLPVLAMDVAMRANELAMRKDMAADAAEMLEAAGVKDVEMHDNDYAPGKGIHEMGTARMGRDRRTSVLNQHNQVWDAPNVYVTDGACMTSSACVNPSLTYMALTARAADHAVRELKAGNL from the coding sequence ATGGCAGACAATCATTACGACGCCATCGTTGTTGGCTCGGGAATCAGCGGCGGTTGGGCGGCAAAGGAACTGACCGAGAAGGGCCTCAAGGTCCTGATGCTGGAACGCGGACGCAACATCGAGCACGTCAAGGACTACGTCAATGCGATGAAGGAGCCGTGGGATTTCCCGCATCGCAACCGGCCCACACAGGCGATGAAGGCTGCCTTCCCGGTGCTGATGCGCGACTATGCGCTGGCCGAGAACCTGCAGGGAATGTGGGCCGACGAACAGGAGTCGCCCTACACCGAGACCCAGCGATTCGATTGGTTCCGCGGCTACCATGTGGGTGGTCGCTCATTGATGTGGGGCCGGCAGAGCTATCGCTTCTCCGACCTGGATTTCGAGGCGAACCTGAAGGACGGCATCGCCACCGACTGGCCGATCCGTTACGCCGACATCGCACCCTGGTACGACCATGTGGAGAAATTCGCCGGTATCGCCGGCACGCGTGAAGGACTGGACGTGTTGCCGGACGGCGAGTTCCTGCCGCCGATCCCGTTGAACATCGTCGAAAAGGACGTGGCCGCGCGGATCCAGAAAGCCTTCGGTGGAACGCGCCATATGATCCACTCGCGCACCGCCAACATCACCAAGCCCATGCCCGAGCAGGGCCGCGTCAACTGCCAGTACCGCAACAAGTGCATCCTCGGCTGTCCCTTCGGTGCCTATTTCTCCACCCAGGCGGCGACGCTGCCAGCGGCGATGAAGACCGGCAACCTGACCTTGCGGCCATTCTCCATCGTCAAGGAAGTGCTCTACGACAAGGACCGCAAGCGAGCGCGGGGCGTGGAGGTCATCGACGCAGAGACCGGGCAGACCTACCAGTACACCGCCAAGGTGATCTTCCTCAACGCCTCCTCCTTCAACTCGACCTGGCTGCTGATGAGCTCGGCCACCGACGTCTGGGAAGGCGGGCTGGGCTCTTCGTCCGGCGAGCTGGGGCACAACGTGATGGACCATCATTTCGGTGCCGGCGCCTCCGGCCGGGTCGAAGGCTTCGAGGACAAGTACTACTTCGGCCGTCGTCCCTGCGGTTTCTATATTCCGCGGTTCCGCAACGTTGCTACCGACAAGCGAGGATACCTGCGCGGGTTCGGCTACCAGGGCGGTGCCAGCCGCACCGGCTGGTCGCGCGAGATCGCCGAACTCAACATCGGGGCCGATCTGAAGGAGGCACTGACCGTGCCGGGTGACTGGCGCATCGGCATGACCGGTTTCGGCGAAATGCTGCCGCACCACGACAATACGATCCGCCTGGACCGGGACCGCAAGGACAAGTGGGGGCTGCCGGTGCTGGCGATGGACGTAGCCATGCGCGCCAACGAACTGGCGATGCGCAAGGACATGGCTGCCGATGCCGCCGAGATGCTGGAGGCGGCCGGCGTCAAGGACGTGGAGATGCACGACAACGACTATGCCCCGGGCAAGGGCATCCACGAGATGGGGACCGCGCGCATGGGCCGTGATCGCAGGACCTCCGTGCTGAACCAGCACAACCAGGTCTGGGATGCACCCAACGTCTATGTCACCGACGGTGCCTGCATGACCTCCAGCGCCTGCGTGAATCCGTCGCTGACCTACATGGCGCTGACCGCGCGGGCGGCCGACCACGCCGTGCGCGAACTGAAAGCGGGGAATCTCTGA
- a CDS encoding gluconate 2-dehydrogenase subunit 3 family protein: MDRRELLKMIVAATGAAMVGLPALGQAQAPAAGAKTRFSDADVGTLDEIAETILPRTKTPGAKEAGAGTFMATFVSDCYTARQQATFRAGLADIDKRAGGRFVSLALQARTELLRALDAEARKHAVEVTETGTAEEGEVMPHYFTMLKQLTIFGFFTSKVGATEVLRYVAVPGRYEGDLAYVAGTPAWGTS; encoded by the coding sequence ATGGACCGCCGCGAACTGCTGAAGATGATCGTCGCCGCCACCGGTGCGGCGATGGTCGGACTGCCTGCGCTCGGTCAGGCACAGGCTCCTGCCGCAGGGGCGAAGACGCGCTTCTCCGACGCGGATGTCGGCACGCTGGACGAGATCGCCGAGACCATCCTGCCGCGCACGAAGACGCCGGGGGCGAAAGAAGCAGGCGCCGGTACGTTCATGGCGACGTTCGTCAGCGACTGCTACACCGCCCGGCAGCAGGCGACGTTCCGCGCCGGCCTGGCCGATATCGACAAGCGCGCCGGCGGCCGCTTCGTTTCACTTGCGCTGCAGGCCCGCACCGAACTGCTGCGGGCGCTGGATGCAGAGGCCAGGAAACACGCAGTCGAGGTGACCGAAACCGGCACCGCCGAGGAAGGAGAAGTGATGCCGCATTACTTCACGATGCTCAAGCAGCTGACCATCTTCGGCTTCTTCACCTCGAAGGTCGGCGCGACCGAAGTGCTGCGCTATGTCGCGGTACCGGGGCGCTACGAAGGTGACCTCGCCTATGTTGCCGGTACGCCTGCGTGGGGGACCAGCTGA
- a CDS encoding DUF1080 domain-containing protein has protein sequence MDHAMRIKPLLIAAGVLAAAPAFAQAAADPARDPKKTEVWAPVPAVVTTPPGKAPSDAIVLFDGKHVSSWESEQGGRVPWTVADGALTVVPGSKGIRTRQRFCDIQLHVEWRTPIETKGFDGQNRGNSGIFLQELYELQVLDSYNNPTYANGQAGSIYKQAMPRVNASRAPGEWQAYDILWKAPRFSPGGGLTSPARITVLHNGVLVQDDTVLAGKTEYIGAPSYSPHACAPIYLQEHDSKVSYRNIWVREL, from the coding sequence ATGGACCACGCCATGAGGATCAAGCCGCTGTTGATCGCCGCCGGTGTGCTGGCCGCTGCACCTGCGTTCGCGCAGGCCGCTGCCGATCCTGCACGCGATCCGAAGAAAACCGAAGTGTGGGCGCCGGTGCCGGCGGTCGTGACTACGCCTCCGGGCAAGGCGCCGTCCGACGCGATCGTGCTGTTTGATGGCAAGCACGTCTCCTCTTGGGAGTCGGAGCAGGGTGGACGCGTGCCTTGGACCGTGGCCGACGGGGCGCTGACCGTGGTGCCGGGCAGCAAGGGCATCCGCACCAGGCAACGCTTCTGCGACATCCAGCTGCATGTCGAGTGGCGCACGCCGATCGAAACCAAGGGCTTCGACGGCCAGAACCGGGGCAACAGCGGCATCTTCCTGCAGGAGCTGTATGAGCTGCAGGTGCTCGACAGCTACAACAACCCGACCTATGCCAACGGCCAAGCGGGCTCCATCTACAAGCAGGCCATGCCGCGGGTGAATGCCTCGCGTGCGCCGGGCGAGTGGCAGGCCTACGACATCCTCTGGAAGGCACCGCGCTTCTCGCCGGGTGGCGGGCTCACCTCGCCCGCGCGCATCACCGTGCTGCACAACGGCGTGCTGGTACAGGACGATACCGTGCTGGCTGGCAAGACCGAGTACATCGGTGCGCCCTCGTACTCGCCACATGCGTGCGCGCCGATCTATCTGCAGGAGCATGATTCCAAGGTCAGCTACCGCAACATCTGGGTGCGCGAGTTGTAA
- a CDS encoding cytochrome c encodes MKTMLKVAVILCGAMLATTAWCKDDPAAGAKLYTANCMACHGADRAGMPGAFPALTDIGKRLDAAQIKDKIRKGGGLMPPFSQLSQQEIDDIASFLAK; translated from the coding sequence TTGAAAACGATGCTGAAAGTGGCTGTGATTCTGTGCGGGGCGATGCTGGCAACCACGGCATGGTGCAAGGACGACCCTGCAGCCGGTGCAAAGCTCTACACCGCCAACTGCATGGCCTGCCATGGCGCCGATCGCGCCGGCATGCCGGGCGCGTTCCCCGCGCTCACCGACATCGGCAAGCGCCTGGATGCCGCGCAGATCAAGGACAAGATCAGGAAGGGCGGCGGATTGATGCCGCCCTTCTCCCAGCTGTCGCAACAGGAAATCGATGACATCGCCAGTTTCCTGGCGAAGTAG